AGCTTGTCCATAATCTGAAATACAGTTACTCAGAATTGTTAATCAAGCATGATAGCAGGACGAACCTCAGTGATAATCTAAACCAAAATTATACTAAGTCCTTGTTTTAGATAGAGGTTGAAGTAAGCACTCACCAGTCCAGGACTAATCAGATTAACACGGACGGGGGCCAGGTCCACCGCCAATCCCCTAGTAAGCCCATCCAAGCCAGTGATCATTCCAGCCATCAGGTGTGAGCCTGGCATGGGCCGCAAACCATTGGTCCCAGAAGTTAAAGTTAACGACCCTCCCGGGTGGAATTTGGCATGTTTTGCAAGAACAATGGGACCCCAGAACCGAACAGTAAACGCGGCTAAGTGCTGTGGATTAACGAAGGAAAAATCACATTGTCCAGTGTTTCGAAGCTTACCTTGACCTTCATCAGGTGTTTCGACTTTTGAAAAGGGAAATTCATTCAATCCTGACTTTGGCGGAATGTCTCCGCTAGTCCAGACGATGTGGTCGACAGTTCCGATGCGACCTGCAAACGCCTTGACCGCTTCTGAGTTCGTAGCATCGACGACATCTCCGTGCACTTCTCCAGGGAGATTGTGCGACTTTAAACGAGCGACGGCGTCATGCACACGAGCTTCATTGCTAGACGCAATGATCACCGTCTTCGCAGACGACTGAAGAGACGCTAAGGCGACCGCAAATCCAATACCAGAAGAACCGCCAACTATTACGATTGTTTTGTTCTGGAGGGTTGCCATTTTATTTGGTTTCTAGTGGGTGCCGACACGACGCGCAAACAGATTTTGGTATGAATGACTCACTCTTCGGTTAGACAATGTCAGGTAGGAGAGTGTTAAAGGCATGACTCGTtattgatattttttggtCCTTTTATCAGTAAAGAAAGCGTACATCATGTTACCTCCTGCTGTGTATTCCACATCCCTCGGGCGCCGAGACACTCCAGTAGTGCATAAAGCGTATACCATAATCAATGGCAGTTCCCGCCAAATCGGTGTTTAAGCAGCCGAGGAATCTGTCACGGAAATGAGTGGGGTCAGTAGGCTGGTATATTGTGGCGGAGAATGGGCAGCCTTTGCTTACCTTGCCTTCTCACAGTGATTCCAAAAGACATTCCTAAAAACCGCACATTAAAGCATTATCCATTTTTACCCCGCTCTCCTACTAGTAGTAGTAAAATGCTCTGCACGTTTGCCGTTGATAAGTTTGCGAAATCAAGTCGCCAACCTGGAAGGCCGCCGAGCGGGTTCGTGGATCGTCAACATATCAGTGGCAGACATATATTGTCAGTATCCGATTGGAAGACCTGTCGTATGAATAGGAGTCTCCGACATGATATTTGTTATGGGTATTGATACTGCAAGACCGAGACCTCTAGCATGTTTGGGGTCTACAGTCGAAGGCTGTTAATGTTATGTGCGACAAACCCAAGAATTCTTGCAACAGCCGTTACAGATTACAGGAATCACCAAGTTGGTTAACCATCGACTGTCCTCCTTGAGCCACGTCTGAAGGGATCACGCTAAATTCAAGTTTGGAATTGGTATCCCAAGATAGAAAATTTCTACTAGATGAACACCATTAGTTGAAATCTGCGCCGGAACTCTGTTGATGGTGAGCGAGGAATCACCCATCCCAAAAGTTCCCAAAGCCATACCTTGTCACCCGAAGCGTTGCTGACCACTCTCAACCCCAAATATTCCAAAAACTGACATATGCATTTCAAGCATGTTCTACATACATTTCCTGGGATTCTAGCGCGTGGAAGAGTGGTGGTACAGATACAAAAAAGTGTCGCAGAGGGCCGTGCGTAGTTATTGACCATCGCAGCGCGAAAAAAACAAGGCTGATTGCGTCGTGATTGGCACATCGGCACATTCGGATTTTTACTTTATTACACAGTCAACAATGTTCTTGTCCATCGTCAGCTCCACCATAAAACCATGTCACTGGCATATACCGCAGAAGAACAAGTAGCCGTCGCTGCTGTGCGCAGGGCGTGCCAACTCACCTCATCAGTGTTCAACAAGCTCGTCAAGAACGAAACCCTTGTAAAGGGAGATAAATCTCCAGTAACCGGTAGGATATTTTCAAGGATCAGCGAAGTCTAGTTTACTGACTGTTTAGTTAGTGGGAGATTTCGCTGCTCAGGCTGTCATCAGCTCGATTCTGCACCACGCATTCCCAGCGGATCCCATTGTTGGGGAGGAAGATGCCTCAGATTTACGGGCCGAGTCTGGCAAGGAGATGAAAGACCGCATCGTTGCGCTAGCCAACGAAGCTATCACGGCCGAACTTGGGCTAGGTGACAATGCGAACTGGGGTATTGGCCCAGGTCAGGCCAAGTCGGACACTGAGCTCCTCGATGCTATCGATAGGGGCAACTATGAGGGTGGACGGATAGGACGTGAGCTTTCCATTGTTCGCTCACAGATTCTTTCTTGACCTGTCTGTAGGAATGTGGACAATTGATCCTATTGACGGGACGAAAGGATTCCTTCGGGGAGAGCAGTACGCCGTATGCTTGTCTCTCATCGTCGATTCAAAGGTGCAAGTTGGAGTCATCGGGTGCCCAAACCTCCCAGTCGACCCCGCAAACCCAGAGAAAGGCGTGGGATGCATTTTTGTTGCAGTTAGAGGCCAAGGTGCCCAACAGGTGCGCATCTATCTACTCAATCCCCTCTTGATGCATGATCTCTTTCACTTAGTTAACCCTCTCCGGAGCGAACCCCACTCCCCTGACCATCCCAGCGTCTACTCCAGAGACATTCAACTTTCTTGAATCTGTTGAGGCCGCGCACTCCTCTCACTCGTTCAATGACCGCGTCTCCTCACTTTTGAACATTACAAGGCCACCTACGCGGATGGACAGCCAAGCCAAGTATGGCTGCCTCGCCAGGGGCGATGGTGGCGCGTACCTGCGCATGCCTACAGGTGTGGGCTACCGCGAAAAAATTTGGGATCATGCTCCGGGCCAAATTCTTGTTGAGGAGGCCGGCGGCATAGTTACCGATTCGAGGGGAGAGCCATTGGACTTTGGCCTTGGACGTACTCTCGGCGAAAACTTTGGAGTCGTTGCTGCTGGAAAAGCCGACCATCCTCGCCTGCTGGCTGCTGTCCAAAAGGCTTTGGGAGAGGCTAAGGCCAAGGCGTAAATCAAGATTATCATGTAAGAACAGTGATCAAGAAATTTACTCGTTTGGCCGTCCTACTCTTTTGATGTAATATCTTTTAGATTCAGGATTGACAGAGTGGTAGAATTTACTCAAGTATACGAAACCAGAATTCAAGTGCCTCGATGTTGAATATCGTAAGAGATAATGTTATTGATAAAGCTTGTCGGTACATGACCAACGTTTCTCGACCTCAACTAAATTCCAAAATTAAatgtccaagtccaagaaaTCCATTCAAAACGTATAGTCGTATGGTCGAGACTCAAGGTGTCATTTGGAGAGCTGTAGGTAGATTATATGTGCCGAACTGATTGTAATTATCGTATGATGGTCTTCCTAGATGTGGAGGCCACAATACTCCTGGTATACTTGTCAGTGAAAGCACAATGGACACCAGTATTATTATTCGTGGCCTTGTTCAAACTTTATCGGTGTCTACTAAGTAAGATTACGGTGAGTCGACTAATTTTGTACTTTGCAACATCGTAACATCTATTCATTAACGTAAGCTCTCATGGGTGGCTGCAACCGAGTTCGTGGGTTGGAAAATACAAGGGCTACCGCGGCTCAACCAGGACCAAGTTCACATCGTTTCCTGCATCCTGAAATGTTCTTATTCTTATTGGGGTCATATACCCTGCTATAATTCGTCATCCAATATCACCCATACAATATAAAGACTCCAACAGCCCCCGCAGGTATGCGATACGCcaacatcaatatcaaccACGACTCATGGCTAGTGTAGGAACCGATGACCAGACCGACCCAGTTGTCGCCACGCGCTTCCTCCAATGCTGGTTGGTGGGCAATATTATGGGCGCTCTTGCGTATGGCGTCTCTCTGACTTTGTCGTGGAACTGCATTATCCTCTTGTCGAGGCCGACGTCGACTACCCCTGTTCGTATGCGGCGGCTTTTAATGGCTTTGATTGTGTTCATGTGCATGGTCTCGACTGCGGCGCTTATCTTGGCTACCGGAGGAGTTTTGAGGTGGAGCCAGAATCCAAGCACAGAGAGCCTTTTGATTGAACTAAAGGGTTCGCGTGTATGGGGCCAGCCGTATTCTTTGGTAGAGCTGATTCTGATTGTGCTTGCAACATGGTGCTCTGACGGATTCATGGTGTGCCGTTTGTTTGCATAATCGACTTATAGACTCATTGCAATTTACCAGATTTGGCGCTGCATTATGCTTTATAGTGGTGTCTCTTCCAAGTCGAGGACAGCGATAATAAGCTTTGCTGCATTTATAATAACTGCTTCATTCGGTAAAACAATTTATTCTATTAATCGATGGTTTGTTGACGTTTTATTTGAACAGTTGCAGGAATTTGTGCGATGCTTACCATATTCAACGTCGTCATCTGGCAGAGATACTCTATCCTCTCGCTGTTCGCGCTGGTTTCCCTTGTGGCAAATGGCTCAATTGCAAGCCTCATCGTGGCCCGCATTGTTTACCACCAAAAATTTCTTCGGAAAATATTTGGAAACGACTATGGTTCCGAATACACCAAAATTATGTCGATCCTCGTGGAATCCGCCTCCATCACGCTCACTCTCAACTTTCTTCACATCATTCTGGCAGCCGCGTACGGAAGAGTCACTGCAGTGGAGAGTCCTGCAAACATGATCATAATTAAATTGATCGTCCAAGTTAACGTGTGTAGAGCATATTTTAAAAATATCTGCATTTTGTGAAGACTTTTTTATGCTTGTTTACAGACTATCTCCCCGATTTTGATCATATTTCGAGTCGCGCAAGGACGAACGTGGCAGGTCGATCCTACGAGGTCATCGCCAGTTATAAATGGCGTAAATCTAGGTCATCTAAGTAGCTTGCATTTTGCAGCTCGTGATACTCATTCGGTGCATTCTCTTACTACTCTCGACGACTCTCGGCATACTGTGTCGGCTTAGAATCTTGCTTTCGATGTTCACTGTTTCGTTCTTGCTTGATTAACTCATCAtcattgtatttttattAACATATCACGTTTGTATTGGAATAACCactgtatgaatatataAGCAGCATGGATGGATCATCAACTTGAACAAATTGGATCATAAATGTAAAGAGTTGTTCTGAACTTTTTCGATTCATCTCTACTCTGGGTGGCCTGAAATTCTGCTGAAATGAACACCGAAACTAAACCGTTCGAATTCAAGTTCCTTGAAGGAATATACCGGTTGAGTTTTTGTCTTCACGCTAAGACCTAAAGGTCGTGGGAATAACGCGCACACCAATAAATAGTGAAACTTGGCACTCTCCCTcagcctcctcttccttttttcGTATAACTATGGGCAGGGGCAACCACGGTTATGACGTCTTTGACATGTGTGACATGtttggtggaggaggtggcTATTACGGTGACGACTTTCACGGTTTGAACAAGGGAAGTTTCGCCCAGGTGTCCAATCGAGCAATGAGTGCCCTCTCAAGTGTGAGTACTACCCAGCTGTTTAATTATTGTGCTCACCTCATGTTACTCAAGGCCAAATCTCATTTCCTTGAACATTTAAAAACCGTCGATACTAGCAGGGGTTCGGTGTCGCACGAGATCATCCGGTTTCATCTCGTTGCTGACACGCGAAAGCAGTTTGCGCAGTTTGTCAAGGAGTACGATTGCACGTAAGCTCTTTCCTCGCAGTATTTTTTCGATTGAACCCCATCGTTCTTTTCAATAGCGCAACATTCAGACAACTCACACGCGAAGAGCAGGACAGATTCTACAAAAAGCGCAAATCGGTTCGACAATTATCCTTTTTCATGGAAACTCACTAATATGCACATGTAGCTGATCCATTTTACTTCCGTAACTGTCACCCCTGAGGCCCAACAAGCCTACTTCTTGAAAAACCCTGCCATACCGAGGCCAGCGACTCTCGCAACTGCGACTATACCAGCTGCATCACCGGCGCCATGCAGGTCGAAAGTTGGTCCATTGCAAGATGCTTTCAATAAGAAAGCAAAGCAGAAACGAAACGAAGCAGCCGCCAAATACGCTGCGTCTAACTCAAGCGTAAAAAAGATCAACACCtttttcaaaaagaaaacatgatCTTCCCCCCAGTTTTGTCTGGTTATTCTATTTTCATGATCAAGTTAGTACTCAAAATCATTGCTATAATCTCTTTGTAGGAGTGTCCGGTCCTACTCCACCTATACTACTAATGAATATTTCCGGCTTAAAAAAATTCATGCTGAGTAACAGGCTACATGTTCAAAATAATTGGGACCCGTGCAGTATCACTATCAGTTGAGAACCCGTAATGCTGAAGCCTGGCGGGCATCACAGGCCAGGAGGATGTGACTCCTATATGACCACTGGGGAACGGTGGGGGCAAGTCTGCACTAGTTCGCACGGTATCAAGGGTAGCTCACCCTCAACACGATCTCTTCTGTTCCAAAGGTTCTCAACGCCACACAGGGTAGTCATTCGTCTGGTAGTGAGATTTCATGTATGGCTTAGAGGACATAAACCTCAAACTTGTTTATACAAAAAAACTCCGGACTGCTGTTTTAGTTCATTATTGATGTTCAATCTCGACTGGTTTTGGAACCACCGTACAGGCGGCAAATCTCTATCCCAATAACCGAGATGCCCTCCAGAAAACTTTGAGAAAACCAAACTCTCAGACGCGCGTCAATTATGCCACTCTCGTGGACGCGTTTATTACATAATCATACTGTCACAAATGTGGGTGACCGTGACGTATCGCGACTAAGCGTACGACTTGAACAGTTCCAACTGACTTCGACAATCTTCTCAAAACCAGGGACAAGCCAGGGAACCGTTTCAGCACCCATTACTGGGCCTCGGAGACACTAAAAATGGCTCAGGCTCTATATTCGTCTTATGCAGATGTACTTTCAGTTTGCCAAACAATCGAAAACGATCTGGAAGCTGTACTAGATCCACAGACAGGATATGCACCTCGGATGCGGCAGATATGTCAAGAATAGTATGTTTAAGTTAGCCTAGCTATTATACAATACTGAATTCTGTATAGTATTGACCAATTAGAGGACCAGCCCAATAGCCACCAAGCAAGACATCAAATTGAGGTGTTACGCCTGGAGCAAAATACATGGGGGCTAATACAAGCCGTGTTACCGTGCGCCAATTTGGTTTTCTTGCTCAAACTCGTTCTGATTTGACTCAGAGCGCGGATAACAAAGTCTGCAACTGTTCCGACTGCACAAGAGTTGTTACTTGACAATCCATACACGCCACCGTCCACGCTCGCGCAGGCCATACTCAACAACTCTCATACCCTGAAAGAGCTTCTTGCCGTTCGCGAATGGCTGCAAGAAACTGCCCCCGTACCGACACCTCCCGAAGCGAACACAGGTTACTGGAAATTCACCAAACACACCATTATGCAAGGTGTACGCACAGGGCATGGTCAACGGGAAGGCCTGGTTTCTGAGATGGATCCCGATGCAATCAACAGAGGCGATGGGGCTGCATTGGCACCAGACGACGCAGTAGGTTCATGATTAAAATAGCGTCGGATTTTGTTGACTTGCAGGAAGAGCTATGAAAAAAACTTGCTACAAGCACTTTACGCATATGTCCGTGCAGGACGTTTGGAAGATGCCGTAGAAGCCTGTCGACGGGCACATCAACCCTGGCGAGCTTCGAGTATCCGTGGCTCTCTTCTGTTTCAGTGGAACGCTCTTTGTGCGTATTGTGGTCATATTTTGCACATACATCCTCATATTCTTTTAGCAACGTCTCCCATAGAcagagaagacgaagacgaagaggatgaggaaagTATCTCCGGGAACCTCTCCAGGAATCTATGGAAATCAACGTGCATACGGGCAGCTCTAAACGTACGTCTCAGTATCACAGAAAAACAAGCTTCTAAGACCATCATAGCCAGCGTTGTCAGATCATGAACGAGTCCTGTTCGCCGCTATCGCACCTTCCTCACAAACTAGTTCTATTCTCAAGTCCGCATGCCGAACATGGGAAGACCATCTATGGGCGGAAATCAACATTCTCTGGGAAGAGAAAATCAACCAGGAGCTAGCTCGTCTAGAAAAGGGGAGCTTCTGGGCTTCCGGTGCCGATTCGCTTGACAAAGGGTTCATCGTCCTCACAGAGGCCGAGATGGTGCAGCGTGAAGAAGAGTGGGAGAAGGAAGTCACGAAGACGTTGGTCAATCTGGATAGCACTGCTGTTGTCGATGGGCAAGTTAAAACTAGTTTTGATCTTTTCATCACCTTAACCTTCTTTTCACAGCCCTCTCGCAGAGCATGCGTTCCATTTCTCTCAACTTCATATTATCCTGGACAAGACTAACAAACTGCTGGACACATTCGCAGAGGATGTGAGGAATGGCAAATATCCACGGAGCTCATTTGAGTAATTATTAACCGTTCGTTTATCCGGTTTGAACAATAGCTAACAAAAGCAACAGATATGACTCTATGTGCCGCTTTTTTGCACATTTTTGCTTATTTTTGCAAATGATTGATATCCCTGTACCATCAATTTCAACACAGACCATTCTGGAAACATATCTTCGAGTCCTTGAGGTTCGTTATACATCAAGCTCTGACGTCCAAGATGCATGCTTATATGCTGTTTATCTGCAGGAAGCTGGGCAAAGAGAACTTATTGCTTTGTACGCTGGAGCGCTCAAAACCAACGCAGTTGAACGTTACGCCGACTTCCTCGTCTCGCTGATGCTGGCCGCCGACTTTAACGAGCGCCGCCAGGCACTTGCAAGAGCGAGCGAACACGGGCTGGACGTCGTGCAAGTGGCAAGAGTCACAGCTGAGAGATCTCTTGACAAAGCTTTCAATGTATGCTTTCTATCTCTTTCCGACTGACTGCGGCGGACCACGCTGACGGCTATTGCATTACTTCTTACAGATGCTACCTCAGCATGGACGACTGCCAATTGTTACCGACCTACAGCCTCCGCCAAACGAGGCTGAGACTTTCCTTCTGCGCTCGATTGAATGGACGACGTTTAGAGAGGAGACCTACATCATTGCTCTCGAGCACGCGACAGAAATCATCCGCTACTTCCTCTGTACGTTGTACACAGTTTAGATTTTTCCTGTGGtcctcttttcttccattAGAATGACGCTGACGCCAAATTTtattactttcttcttgacaagGCGAGGGCCGTACGCACCCTGCACAAAAGTTGCTTCTCCTCTTACCTGAAGAGCTCGCTGCTATAGCGGAACCGGAGGAGATGGCTACCGAGTACATGCATTACAGGCAATTCTTCGGGATTTGGGACGTCTTCAAGCAGATTGTAGAGTGTCAAGCAATGGAGAACAGCATTACCCATGGCCGTGGTGCAAGCAGGGAGGAGAAGGCGCGATGGATTGCTGAATATCGAGTACGTGCTGCAGGAGGGTAACTCAACACGCTTTCTAATTGATCTTTGAAGGGCCTTGTTGACCAAGCTCATGATCAAACCCTCAAACTGTTGACCACAGAGTGGCTCGTCACTGAAGACGACGAGTATGATTCAGGTTTGTTTAATTCTAAGGTTCGGGAATATTTATCTAATAATTTCATTAGGAACGGAAGCGAAGGAAAGGCGGCATAGAGATCTAATTAGAATACGACATATATTTGTACCAGAGCTCATTATCAAGTTGCACTATGCGTTATTCTACTCTCGCAAATATATCCCAGAGTCAGTCATCCATTCTTCGCACTATGCTAACATTCTGATATTAATGTACTTAATGTGTCCAGAAACTTGAAGCGTGCACTCGAACTGGCCAATGTAGTTGCAGATTCGCGTTATAACCTCTTCGAAGACTTTGTGGAAGGCGGCAAAACCATCGGTGACTATCTGGGCGCTGTACGCCAGGCAATCCTCGCGGGTTTGGAAGCCGAGAAGTCGTCGGACCCGTTCGCGGTCATCACCCATCATCCTAATAATTAGCTGTCTGGTTTTCTAGGTGGTTTCTTTGTAACAAGTGGATTGCAGTATTTATTTGTAATTTTCTtccttgttcatgttcataATTTCGTTTGATCTGAGTTATTAATGTGAACAACGGAACCCATCTACTTGCTTCAACCAGACCTAAGTAATAGATTGATGAAAATCAATGACCGATGACGATTATACCAATCATTGGTGATGAATTGATGAATTGAATACTTTCATTACCATTGTGTTTTCATGACCTCTTGGCCATTCACTGCTGTCCACGGAAAAAATGGGACAATTGGAAAATCTGAcgacaacaaaaaaaattacacCGAAGGGGAGTCGAACCCCTGCCGCTTGCTTGGAAGGCAAGCATGATAACCGCTTCACCATCGGTGTTACGCTATTTACTGTTGTTTAACTTCTATGGGGTTAGGTTTTGGTGCTGCGCAGACTCCGATAACTGCTCCGAGTGCACTGTTAATTGTGACTTGTCCCTGGTATCCTTTTGCCACCATGCAGCACTTTGGGAAGGCAGCTCTCCGCGTCACCAAAAACTATACAAAAGGGTACTCAGATACGCAAGCAAAGGTTCGCGATGCCACATCCAATGATCCATGGGGGCCGTCGGGCACCCAGATGAACGAAATTGCACAGTTGACGTACAACCAGTGAGTTGTAACATCTGTTCGCTTCACTTGCGTTGATCAGAGGTCTGATAACGGTATTCTTGCACAGAAATGATTTCATTGAAATCATGGAGATGATAGACAAGCGTTTGAACGACAAGGGGAAGAACTGGCGCCATGTTTTCAAGGTTGGCACTGTGTTACTTGTGGGTTAGACAATAGCTGAATGGC
This portion of the Psilocybe cubensis strain MGC-MH-2018 chromosome 12, whole genome shotgun sequence genome encodes:
- a CDS encoding 3'(2'),5'-bisphosphate nucleotidase — encoded protein: MSLAYTAEEQVAVAAVRRACQLTSSVFNKLVKNETLVKGDKSPVTVGDFAAQAVISSILHHAFPADPIVGEEDASDLRAESGKEMKDRIVALANEAITAELGLGDNANWGIGPGQAKSDTELLDAIDRGNYEGGRIGRMWTIDPIDGTKGFLRGEQYAVCLSLIVDSKVQVGVIGCPNLPVDPANPEKGVGCIFVAVRGQGAQQLTLSGANPTPLTIPASTPETFNFLESVEAAHSSHSFNDRVSSLLNITRPPTRMDSQAKYGCLARGDGGAYLRMPTGVGYREKIWDHAPGQILVEEAGGIVTDSRGEPLDFGLGRTLGENFGVVAAGKADHPRLLAAVQKALGEAKAKA
- a CDS encoding Short-chain dehydrogenase/reductase phqE, which encodes MATLQNKTIVIVGGSSGIGFAVALASLQSSAKTVIIASSNEARVHDAVARLKSHNLPGEVHGDVVDATNSEAVKAFAGRIGTVDHIVWTSGDIPPKSGLNEFPFSKVETPDEGQAAFTVRFWGPIVLAKHAKFHPGGSLTLTSGTNGLRPMPGSHLMAGMITGLDGLTRGLAVDLAPVRVNLISPGLIITEIMDKLMGENKDTVLKAYGEKIPLKRVGEPSEIAEAYLFLMKCGYITGQRIDIEGGILLV
- a CDS encoding Nucleoporin nup107; amino-acid sequence: MAQALYSSYADVLSVCQTIENDLEAVLDPQTGYAPRMRQICQEYIDQLEDQPNSHQARHQIEVLRLEQNTWGLIQAVLPARITKSATVPTAQELLLDNPYTPPSTLAQAILNNSHTLKELLAVREWLQETAPVPTPPEANTGYWKFTKHTIMQGVRTGHGQREGLVSEMDPDAINRGDGAALAPDDASYEKNLLQALYAYVRAGRLEDAVEACRRAHQPWRASSIRGSLLFQWNALSTSPIDREDEDEEDEESISGNLSRNLWKSTCIRAALNPALSDHERVLFAAIAPSSQTSSILKSACRTWEDHLWAEINILWEEKINQELARLEKGSFWASGADSLDKGFIVLTEAEMVQREEEWEKEVTKTLVNLDSTAVVDGPLAEHAFHFSQLHIILDKTNKLLDTFAEDVRNGKYPRSSFEYDSMCRFFAHFCLFLQMIDIPVPSISTQTILETYLRVLEEAGQRELIALYAGALKTNAVERYADFLVSLMLAADFNERRQALARASEHGLDVVQVARVTAERSLDKAFNMLPQHGRLPIVTDLQPPPNEAETFLLRSIEWTTFREETYIIALEHATEIIRYFLCEGRTHPAQKLLLLLPEELAAIAEPEEMATEYMHYRQFFGIWDVFKQIVECQAMENSITHGRGASREEKARWIAEYRGLVDQAHDQTLKLLTTEWLVTEDDEYDSGTEAKERRHRDLIRIRHIFVPELIIKLHYALFYSRKYIPENLKRALELANVVADSRYNLFEDFVEGGKTIGDYLGAVRQAILAGLEAEKSSDPFAVITHHPNN